ATCTGCCCAGCGGAGTCGCTGAATTGCCGCCATAAGAATCGAGGGCTCTTCAACGACCTCTCCGGCCACCACGAACGGCTCACCTGGGTGTTGATTCCCATTGTCTGGGCGCGGTATGATGGCCATACCGTGACCCGCGCGATTGCGATCTACGATCTTTTCCGTCGAAGTCGGCGCGCCCCCTTGCCGATCAACCCTGACAGGCAAGAAGCCCGGCAATCGGACAACGACAAATATTGAGACGGCGGCCACAGCCAGGCCGGCGATGAACTGCGGCCGGAAGGTCAGCCATGATCCAGCGCCGGCCAACCAAGCGAAGGGTGTCGACTTGCGCCTACGATCCTCCTGTTCGATTCGATGCCGTATCGAAGGTAGAAACGCTTCCCAGAAGCCCGGTGACGGCTCAGGAATCGGGTCAGCCTGCACAAGCGCGAAGAGATCGCGAGATGCGGAAAATTCAGCGGCACACGTCGCACAGCCATGAAGATGCGCGAGGATCTCCGCACGTTGCGCGGGCGGCAACTCCTCCTCGATCAACTCCAGCAGCCTGCACTCAACTTCCATGCATTGCATGGCGACGATGGTCCTTTCTCCCCATCACGTGCCTTCACGCCAGTGTGCCAACTTGCGCCGAAGCGCTTGCACGGCATGAAAATAGTGTACCTTGGCCGTTGCCTCTGAGACCCCCAGGATATCGGCGATCTCCCGGTGTGCGAGGTGATGATGAACACGCAACGTCAAGCTCGCCCGCTGTTGCGGGGGAAGGGTCTCGATGGCATTAGCGAGTGCATCCGCCCGCTCCTTTTCCTCGAGTTGTGCGAGCGACCCCTCCGATGAATCGGCCGGTTCAGGATGCTGGTCAACCGTCGCGTAAAGAGAGCGTGAGCCCCGGTTCAGATGGTTGAGGCATAGGTTTACGACGATCCGGTACAGCCAAGTGGCCAAGCTGGAGCGACGGTCAAACCGACTCAAATTTCGATACACCTGGACAAAGGCCTCCTGCGACACGTCGCGCGCATCCTCCGCATTCCTGGTCATCCGGTAGGCCAGATTGTACACCTCCCGCTGGCGCCTTTGGACCAGTTCATCGAACGCCGTCCCATCGCCCTGCAAGAATCGATCGATCAGTTCGAAATCTGCCTCGCGCAAGGCCTTTGTCTCTCACCGAGAGCCATCCCCCGTCCGACCGGCCCAGCCCGGCAACGGTGCTTCTGCAGGGCACGTCGCTTGAATCTGCCTATTAGAGCGGCTGTGCCGCTCGAACGTTTAATGACTCGACCCTACTTCTTCCGGCGCTGGTGTCTGGTCCGCTTCAGTAGTTTCTTATGTTTGTGCTTACTCATCTTTTGCCGACGCTTCTTGACAACGCTTCCCACTCACATCCCCCCTTTCTGTCCTTACGCCTGCTCAGTTAATCCGCTTTCCGAAGTTGCGGAAGCGGTCTTCGTATCCCGTTTGATCTGAAACTTCTCCAGACGATACTGCAGCGTCCGATAGCTTAAGCCCAGGAGGCGGGCCGCCTTGGTGATCACCCAATCAGACTTTTCCATGGCCTGCAGGATCAAGTCGCGCTCCAGCGCCTCAAAGGAGATCCCCTGCTCTGGAATCTCGATCGCGAACTTCCTGCCGGGCGCACTCGATGGGGCAAGTTGGACCGGGAGATCAAAGAACCGAACCTCAATGGGCAGATCGTAATGCGTAATCTCAGGCCCTTCGCAGAGCAGGATTGTCCGCTCGACCACTCCCTCAAGCTGCCGAA
Above is a window of Candidatus Methylomirabilis sp. DNA encoding:
- a CDS encoding sigma-70 family RNA polymerase sigma factor codes for the protein MREADFELIDRFLQGDGTAFDELVQRRQREVYNLAYRMTRNAEDARDVSQEAFVQVYRNLSRFDRRSSLATWLYRIVVNLCLNHLNRGSRSLYATVDQHPEPADSSEGSLAQLEEKERADALANAIETLPPQQRASLTLRVHHHLAHREIADILGVSEATAKVHYFHAVQALRRKLAHWREGT
- a CDS encoding AURKAIP1/COX24 domain-containing protein; protein product: MGSVVKKRRQKMSKHKHKKLLKRTRHQRRKK